The DNA segment CACGACGGACGGCTATGTGCTCGAGGCGCCGCGCTCGACGCTGCTGCTGCGGCAGGGCGAGGTCATCGTCACGCCCGCCGTCACGGGCGGGCTGCTCCACGGGACCGCGCAGCGTGCCGCGTTCGAGGCGTTCGAGTCTCTCGGCCTCAAGACGGAGTACCGGGACATCCACCACGACGAGCTCGCGACGGCGGACGCCCTGTGGCTCGCCGACTCGGGCTTCCTGCTGCGTCCGATCCACACGCTGGACGGACGTCGCTACGCGGTGGACGAGCGGCTCACGATGGCCGCGGTCAGGCTGATCCTGGCCGGCACGCTGTAGGTCGGGCGGCGCTGGGCGCACGGCCCTACAGTGCGCCGACGCGCGTCGCCGGCAGGGCCCTTCAGCGCAGCAGCAGTCCCGCGAGGACGAGCACGACGCCCGTCGCGGCGAAGAGATTGGCGAGCGTGACCCGGGGCATGCGTTCGCCCCAGTCCCTCGCGTGGTCGGTCAGATGATGCTGTCGCGCGTCGCCTTCACGACTGCCTGCGATCGCGTCTTCCTCGCGCGCTCCTGCCCCCATGAGACCCCCCGATCTCGTGTCGTTCCCTCATCATGACACGAGATGACACGGGGCCGCGGGACGAAGGTCAGGGCGTCGCGCCGGTCGCCACCGGGCGGCCCTGATTCGACCACGCGGACCACGATCCGGGGTACAGCGCGACGTCCGAGATCCCGGCGATCTCCATCGCCGCGATCTGGTGCGCGGCGGTGACTCCCGAGCCGCAGTAGACGGCGATCGCCCCCGGCTCGGTCCGCAGCTCGGAGAAGCGCTCCGCGAGCGCAGCGGCGGGCTTGAACCTGCCGTCGAGCTCGGAGTTCTCGGTGGTCGGCGCGTTGACGGCGCCCGGGATGTGCCCCGCGACCGGATCCATGGGCTCGACCTCGCCCCGGTAGCGCTCGCCCGCCCTCGCATCGAGCAGCAGGCCCTCGTAGGAGGCCGCCTCGTCCGCGGTGATGACGGGCATGTGACCCCACGACAGCGTCGCGTGGCCCGCGAAGGGCATCGCGGGGCCCGCCTCGATCGGCAGCGCGAGCTCGGCCCATGCCGGGTAACCGCCGTCGAGGATCCTCACGTCGACCCCCGCGTGACGCAGCAGCCACCACGCGCGAGAGGCGCCGAAGGACGGTCCGCCGTCCATCACGACGACGCGCACGCCGTCGTTGAGCCCCCACGCGCGCGCCGCCTCCTCGAGTCGCTCGCGCGTGGGCAGCGGATGACGACCGGCGGTGGGCTCGCCGTGGGTCGACAGCTCGGTCTCGAGGTCGACGTAGACGGCGCCGGGCACGTGGCCGGCCTCGAAATCGGCACGCCCGTCGGGCTGGGTGAGCGCCCAGCGCACGTCCAGCACGAGGGGCGGGTTCGGCCCCGCGAGCTCCTCGGCAAGCTCGCCTGCCGTGATCAGCACCGTCATGTCGTCCTCCTCGTCGAGAATCGCTTCGGTCAGGCCTTCGCCACGGCGATGGACTGCTCGCCCTCGGCCACCTCGAGCGAGGTCGCGAGCACCTCACCCGCGATGAGCTCGCGGTGCGCCTCGACGGCCGCCACGCGCTCGGCGGGCACCGTGAGCGTGAGGACGATGCGGTCGCCGACGTTGAGGCCCGCGGCCTTGCGCTCGTCCTGGATCGCGCGGATAAGGTCGCGCGCGAAGCCCTCGGCCTCGAGCTCGGGGGTCAGCACGGTGTCGAGCGCGACGAAGCCGCCGCCCGCGAGCACCGAGGCGACCAGCGCATCGTCCCCTTCCCCGCCGATCACCGTGACGAGCTCGTACTCGCCCTCGACCAGGTCGATGCCGCCCGAGGTGACAACCCCGTCGGTCTCCGACCAGTCGCCGGTCTTGGAGCCCTTGATCGCCGCCTGGACGTTCTTGCCGATGCGCGGGCCGGCCGCGCGGGCGTTGACGGTGAGGCGGCGCTCGACGGGGTTGGCCTCGGTGAACGCGGCCTCCGTGACGAGCGCCACGGCCTTGACGTTGAGCTCGGACGCGATGAGGTCGGCGTACGGCGCGAGCGCCTCGGGGTCGGCCACGGCCACCTCGAGCGCGGGCAGCGGCTGACGCACGCGGATCTGCTCCTTCTTGCGCAGCGCGTGCGCCGAGGAGACGACCTCGCGGACCTGATCCATCGTGGCGCCGAGGGTGTGGTCGTGCCACTGGCTGGACCACACGGGGTAGTCGGTGAGGTGCACCGAGCGCTCGCCCGTGAGCCCGCGCCAGACCTCCTCGGTCGTGAGGGGCAGGAGCGGCGCCGCGAGGCGGGACACGGTCTCGAGCACGGTGTAGAGCGTGTCGAACGCGTCGCGGTCCTCGTCCCAGAAGCGGTCGCGCTGCGTGCGGACGTACCAGTTGGTGAGCAGGTCCATGTACTGGGCGAGCTCGTCCGACGCACCGGGCACGTCGAACGCGTCCATCTGCGCGGTGACGGTGTCCACGAGCTCGGCCGTCTTGGCAAGCATGTAGCGGTCCATCACGGGCAGCGACGCGATGCGCTCGGGGATGACCTTCTTGCCGAGCAGGCCGGCGCCCTTGTTGGCGGCGCCCGCGTACAGGGTGAAGAAGTAGTACGTGGACCACAGGGGCAGCATCACCTGGCGAACGCCCTCGCGGATGCCCTGCTCGGTGACGATCAGGTTGCCGCCGCGCAGGATCGGCGAGCCCATGAGGAACCAGCGCATCGCGTCGGAGCCGTCGCGGTGGAACACCTCGTTGACGTCCGGGTAGTTGCGGCGCGACTTGGACATCTTGGTGCCGTCGTCGCCCAGGA comes from the Demequina sp. NBRC 110054 genome and includes:
- a CDS encoding sulfurtransferase, producing the protein MTVLITAGELAEELAGPNPPLVLDVRWALTQPDGRADFEAGHVPGAVYVDLETELSTHGEPTAGRHPLPTRERLEEAARAWGLNDGVRVVVMDGGPSFGASRAWWLLRHAGVDVRILDGGYPAWAELALPIEAGPAMPFAGHATLSWGHMPVITADEAASYEGLLLDARAGERYRGEVEPMDPVAGHIPGAVNAPTTENSELDGRFKPAAALAERFSELRTEPGAIAVYCGSGVTAAHQIAAMEIAGISDVALYPGSWSAWSNQGRPVATGATP